The proteins below are encoded in one region of Bremerella sp. P1:
- a CDS encoding LamG-like jellyroll fold domain-containing protein: MSDIPTPRQIFSRYVSGEISPEEIATLETALRDDPDLRQEFIDYLNIDSALGDLAALSDEELKEAEQIVASVSDDPSYVTKDTSQRQNLYRTVVGLSALAATFLVIALVWNSLSLNDGVVPVATLVSEVDSVLMLDGKPWSSSHLLTGDYVLERGLMHLRFGGGVMVYIEAPARWKAASKERLVLYDGRISASVPPEGVGFTVETPEAEIIDFGTEFSVDVNGGASEVHVFEGLVRVQPRLRGNEKPAEAIDLRTSQAVKIREVSPNPVPIELAKNRFIRTFEEAKRKYPRTIKQLSPVAYYRMAIRDQGLASIPPEYSGVVLTGKGVRPPHASGVFAGGSLRVLANSTGRGGRVDSPPPLETGQLTLATYLYLHAETPSAVAVSDLQSDEGNFTLGINENSFLKATIRDNQGRLVTVSGDAPLPIQSWHHVVVTVDGNALCLYVDSLLVASTPCNPLNPENTAPLWFGRGTSGDALWNGRIDEVVIFDNALSEDEITVLYQAGLEEINGSP; this comes from the coding sequence ATGAGTGACATACCAACACCTCGTCAGATATTTTCTAGGTATGTATCTGGTGAGATTTCGCCAGAGGAGATCGCTACGTTAGAAACTGCCTTGCGCGACGACCCGGATTTACGGCAGGAGTTTATCGACTATCTGAACATCGACTCGGCCCTGGGTGACTTAGCCGCATTGAGCGACGAAGAACTCAAAGAGGCGGAACAAATCGTGGCTTCGGTCTCCGATGACCCTTCCTACGTAACAAAAGACACATCTCAGCGCCAGAATCTTTATCGGACTGTAGTTGGACTATCGGCCTTAGCCGCAACCTTCCTCGTGATCGCTCTTGTCTGGAACTCCCTGTCGCTCAACGACGGAGTTGTTCCCGTGGCAACGCTGGTCAGCGAAGTCGATTCCGTTCTGATGCTCGACGGAAAACCGTGGAGCAGCAGTCACCTTTTGACAGGCGACTATGTACTGGAACGCGGGTTAATGCACTTGCGGTTTGGAGGCGGAGTGATGGTTTACATCGAGGCCCCTGCCCGTTGGAAGGCGGCAAGCAAAGAGCGTCTGGTACTCTACGACGGACGGATATCTGCGTCCGTACCGCCGGAAGGTGTTGGTTTCACGGTCGAGACGCCTGAGGCGGAAATCATCGATTTCGGAACCGAGTTTTCTGTTGACGTCAATGGTGGCGCAAGCGAAGTGCACGTCTTCGAGGGACTCGTTCGCGTGCAGCCAAGATTGAGAGGGAATGAAAAACCAGCCGAAGCCATTGACCTGCGAACGTCTCAAGCGGTAAAGATCAGAGAGGTTTCACCGAATCCGGTGCCGATTGAGTTGGCTAAGAATCGGTTTATTCGAACTTTCGAGGAAGCGAAACGAAAGTACCCCAGAACCATCAAACAATTATCGCCGGTCGCCTATTATCGGATGGCAATCCGTGACCAGGGTCTTGCTTCCATACCTCCGGAGTATTCCGGGGTCGTTTTGACCGGCAAGGGAGTCCGTCCGCCGCACGCAAGCGGTGTGTTCGCTGGTGGATCGTTACGGGTGCTGGCAAATTCAACCGGAAGAGGCGGTCGCGTTGATAGTCCGCCTCCACTAGAAACTGGCCAACTCACCCTCGCGACCTATCTATATCTCCATGCCGAAACCCCTTCCGCCGTTGCCGTTAGTGATCTTCAGTCTGATGAGGGCAATTTCACGCTTGGGATTAACGAAAACAGTTTCCTGAAAGCAACCATTCGAGACAACCAAGGCCGTCTCGTGACTGTCTCAGGTGACGCTCCACTTCCAATTCAAAGCTGGCATCATGTCGTCGTAACTGTCGATGGCAATGCGCTATGCCTCTACGTCGATAGCCTACTCGTCGCGTCGACTCCGTGTAATCCTCTGAACCCAGAAAACACTGCTCCACTTTGGTTCGGCAGAGGTACCAGCGGTGA
- a CDS encoding sigma-70 family RNA polymerase sigma factor codes for MPPNDQTQNELFLRLFTANEPAVRAYVRRLVPTRDDAADVMQGVSLVLWRKFGELDDPNSFRKWAFGVARYETLAWLRDKSRDRLVLSDDVLQTIAHESTRDESRLSAQREALEGCLEKLPQDQRKLVLAAYAPDVGIVQVAKQSGRTVNAFYQWLHRMRVRLMECTHRVLQAEGLL; via the coding sequence ATGCCCCCGAACGACCAGACACAAAACGAGCTGTTTCTAAGGCTATTCACGGCCAATGAGCCGGCGGTACGTGCCTACGTCCGTCGTTTGGTCCCCACCAGGGACGATGCTGCGGACGTGATGCAGGGCGTTTCGCTTGTGTTGTGGAGGAAGTTTGGCGAATTGGACGACCCAAACAGTTTCCGTAAGTGGGCCTTTGGCGTTGCTCGTTACGAGACTCTCGCTTGGCTTCGTGACAAATCGCGTGATCGTTTAGTGCTCTCCGACGATGTTCTCCAGACGATCGCTCACGAATCGACTCGTGACGAATCCAGATTGTCGGCTCAGAGAGAAGCACTTGAGGGCTGTCTTGAAAAGCTTCCGCAAGACCAACGGAAACTAGTACTGGCAGCCTACGCCCCTGATGTTGGTATCGTCCAAGTTGCTAAGCAAAGCGGACGAACGGTCAACGCGTTCTACCAGTGGCTCCACCGAATGCGCGTACGCCTTATGGAATGCACCCACCGAGTTCTTCAGGCGGAGGGACTTCTATGA